The proteins below come from a single Treponema phagedenis genomic window:
- a CDS encoding 2-keto-3-deoxygluconate permease: MRDVNMLKIIKKVPGGILLVPMLISALFNTFLPGFFGKYGGISDALFTTKGINYIVGLITLCSSTALNFRSLIKVFKKQGVLILAKIILCLIFSIVFMRLFGINGILGISAIAFTASICSTNPSPLFSACKRLRRRK, encoded by the coding sequence ATGAGAGATGTAAATATGTTAAAAATCATAAAAAAAGTACCGGGAGGGATACTCTTGGTACCGATGTTGATCAGTGCACTGTTCAACACATTTTTACCGGGATTCTTTGGAAAATACGGCGGTATTTCCGATGCGCTGTTTACAACAAAAGGAATAAACTACATTGTAGGACTTATCACACTTTGTTCTTCAACAGCTCTTAATTTTAGGTCACTGATAAAAGTGTTTAAAAAGCAGGGCGTTTTAATATTGGCAAAGATCATACTCTGTCTAATATTCAGTATCGTATTTATGCGGTTATTCGGCATTAACGGAATTCTTGGAATATCGGCGATTGCATTTACTGCGTCTATCTGCTCGACAAATCCTTCCCCTTTATTTAGCGCTTGTAAACGATTACGGCGAAGAAAATGA
- a CDS encoding 2-keto-3-deoxygluconate permease: MIREHSGFWDFSVCRRFPLLVFSVSMATTIDWNPIISTLIPMGIGILIGNVDKEFAKFLGSIVGVLMVFMGWSFGAGINLIDAFKAGFQGIILTVVFYILVLPLIYLVETKLLKESGISSIAMTSIAGLSVAVPSIIALSYPELAPMAETAVAQIALGVVISSAITPFIAKYIADKKEIIKQGV, encoded by the coding sequence ATGATCAGGGAGCATTCGGGCTTTTGGGACTTCTCTGTGTGCCGGCGGTTCCCGCTCCTTGTTTTCAGTGTATCAATGGCAACAACAATAGACTGGAATCCGATTATTTCAACATTAATTCCTATGGGAATCGGTATTTTAATCGGTAATGTCGATAAAGAATTTGCAAAATTCTTAGGCTCAATCGTAGGAGTGCTGATGGTATTTATGGGATGGTCATTCGGGGCAGGAATCAATTTAATAGATGCATTCAAGGCAGGGTTTCAAGGTATAATCCTTACCGTTGTTTTCTACATATTGGTTTTACCGCTGATATACCTGGTAGAAACTAAATTATTAAAAGAAAGCGGAATTTCATCAATAGCGATGACCTCAATAGCGGGTTTGTCGGTAGCTGTGCCGTCTATAATTGCATTATCATATCCGGAGCTTGCCCCGATGGCGGAAACTGCAGTAGCACAAATTGCACTCGGAGTAGTAATCTCAAGTGCAATCACTCCGTTTATTGCAAAATATATAGCGGATAAAAAAGAAATAATTAAACAAGGAGTATAA
- a CDS encoding M20 metallopeptidase family protein has product MFLTKANELKEKTIGIRRALHQIPEVGLNLPKTKAYVKAKLEGLGLKVKELGESGLSTIIEGNGDGKTLLLRADMDALPMCENSHLPFSAQGAEAHTCGHDLHTAMLLTAAEILIEHKNEFPGKVKLMFQPAEEIFKGSKMMIKEGILENPKVDAALAMHTNLDESPGSFGYNLGYMTTSCDNFKIDITGKGAHGAYPHTGIDPINAAVNIYQNFAELLSRENPPQATTTLTFGELSAGSSSNIIPETARMQGTMRTYDPDVREKMKKRMGEILEGIAKTTGCKIEIDYFSGVPSLYSNPELTREIVEIVTEKCPEIKMLPNAKIMASEDMADISVKVPTTYLMMNCKVDGINVSHHNPGVLFNEDAMPYGVDVFTTVAIEWLKRHK; this is encoded by the coding sequence ATGTTTTTAACTAAGGCAAATGAATTAAAAGAAAAGACAATCGGCATAAGAAGAGCGTTACATCAAATTCCGGAAGTAGGTCTTAACCTTCCGAAGACAAAGGCGTATGTAAAAGCAAAACTTGAAGGACTTGGCTTAAAAGTAAAAGAGCTCGGAGAGTCAGGACTGAGTACTATCATTGAAGGTAACGGAGACGGGAAAACCTTGCTTTTGCGGGCAGATATGGATGCGCTTCCTATGTGTGAGAATTCTCATCTTCCATTTTCCGCACAAGGGGCGGAAGCTCATACATGCGGGCACGATTTACACACCGCAATGCTTCTTACCGCAGCGGAAATTCTTATTGAGCATAAGAATGAATTCCCGGGAAAAGTAAAACTGATGTTCCAACCCGCAGAGGAGATCTTTAAGGGTTCAAAAATGATGATTAAAGAGGGAATTTTAGAAAATCCAAAAGTAGATGCCGCCCTTGCAATGCACACAAATCTTGACGAAAGTCCCGGATCATTCGGCTATAACCTCGGATATATGACGACCTCCTGCGACAACTTCAAAATTGATATTACCGGAAAGGGCGCTCACGGAGCCTACCCTCACACTGGTATTGATCCGATTAATGCGGCGGTAAACATCTATCAAAATTTTGCGGAATTACTTTCGCGAGAAAATCCTCCGCAAGCGACAACAACACTGACATTCGGTGAGTTGAGTGCGGGATCAAGTTCCAATATTATTCCCGAAACCGCCAGAATGCAGGGTACAATGAGAACATACGATCCGGATGTTCGAGAGAAAATGAAAAAACGAATGGGCGAGATACTTGAAGGAATTGCAAAGACAACCGGCTGCAAAATTGAAATAGATTATTTTTCAGGAGTGCCGTCGCTATACTCAAATCCCGAGCTTACAAGAGAAATTGTGGAAATAGTAACCGAAAAATGTCCGGAAATCAAAATGCTCCCCAATGCAAAAATTATGGCATCCGAAGACATGGCTGATATTTCGGTTAAAGTCCCTACAACCTACTTAATGATGAATTGTAAGGTTGACGGAATTAATGTTTCGCACCACAATCCCGGAGTGCTTTTTAATGAAGATGCGATGCCGTACGGGGTGGATGTATTTACAACCGTTGCAATAGAATGGCTAAAAAGGCATAAGTAA
- a CDS encoding metal ABC transporter permease, giving the protein MLQYTFMQNAFIVSFFIAILCPLIGIYLVLRRYSMIGDTLAHGSLAGVTLALASGLNPILGAFVFTSLAGALIEALRSFFKQYTDLILSIVLSLSVGIAITIMSSGLIRANAESYLFGSVLTVSEADVLTVIVLSILSLIAVFILYHEMLYITLDEDIARVIGIRVKLINYVFSILVAASIAVSIKIVGMLVLSSMIALPVATALQLKQGFKRTIIFSFVFSIIDIMAGLIFSYYLNVAPGGFTALVSVIVLVCVILIKKLLR; this is encoded by the coding sequence ATGCTGCAATATACCTTTATGCAAAATGCGTTTATCGTATCGTTTTTTATCGCAATTCTTTGCCCCCTAATCGGCATTTATCTTGTACTGCGCCGGTATTCAATGATAGGAGACACCCTTGCGCACGGCTCTTTGGCGGGAGTTACTCTCGCCCTCGCCTCGGGGCTCAATCCGATTTTGGGCGCCTTTGTGTTTACCTCACTTGCGGGGGCACTAATCGAAGCTTTGCGTAGTTTTTTTAAGCAATACACCGATTTGATTTTATCAATTGTACTTTCTTTAAGTGTGGGAATCGCTATTACAATTATGAGTTCAGGGCTTATTCGAGCAAATGCGGAAAGCTATCTTTTTGGCAGTGTGCTAACCGTTTCAGAAGCGGATGTTCTTACGGTGATTGTGTTAAGCATTCTTTCGCTGATTGCCGTTTTTATCCTCTACCATGAAATGCTGTATATTACGCTTGATGAGGATATTGCACGGGTAATAGGAATTCGGGTGAAGCTTATCAACTATGTGTTTTCAATTCTTGTTGCGGCAAGTATTGCCGTTTCCATTAAAATTGTCGGCATGCTTGTTTTAAGCTCAATGATTGCGCTTCCCGTTGCCACAGCACTGCAGCTCAAACAAGGTTTTAAACGAACGATTATATTTTCATTTGTATTCAGTATTATTGATATTATGGCGGGGCTTATTTTTTCGTATTATTTGAATGTTGCGCCAGGCGGTTTTACAGCCCTTGTATCGGTGATAGTGCTGGTGTGTGTAATTCTCATAAAAAAACTTTTACGCTAA
- a CDS encoding metal ABC transporter ATP-binding protein, with translation MILRIDDLSFRYESHERFILHGINLHVQRGEYISVLGENGTGKSTLIKLMLKLLTPTNGVVINSAKRIGYVPQRKENLTNFPITVAEMLHSYRALLKEKNKALVDSVLSEVGMSDFKNALVGTLSGGQVQKVYIARCLIGEPELIILDEPSTGVDFQGQRDIYAFIKNLNTQKGVTIISVEHNLDAALLNSTKIFHIEGSHGHLCTPDRYVAEFLNPKQAESCPVCREE, from the coding sequence ATGATATTACGTATTGATGATCTTAGCTTCCGCTATGAATCACATGAAAGATTTATTTTGCATGGGATCAATTTGCATGTGCAGCGGGGCGAATATATTTCAGTATTAGGTGAAAACGGAACAGGTAAAAGCACCTTAATAAAACTTATGCTTAAGCTTTTAACGCCAACCAATGGAGTTGTTATAAATTCCGCAAAAAGAATCGGGTATGTTCCGCAACGAAAGGAAAATCTTACAAATTTTCCGATAACAGTGGCTGAAATGCTGCATTCTTACCGAGCTCTCTTAAAAGAAAAAAATAAGGCGCTGGTAGATTCAGTGCTTTCAGAAGTCGGCATGTCTGATTTTAAAAATGCTTTGGTGGGAACCTTATCCGGCGGGCAGGTACAAAAGGTGTATATTGCGCGGTGTCTTATCGGAGAACCTGAGCTTATAATCCTTGATGAGCCTTCTACCGGAGTTGACTTTCAAGGACAGCGAGATATTTACGCTTTTATTAAAAACTTAAATACACAGAAGGGCGTAACAATTATCTCCGTTGAGCATAATCTTGATGCCGCTTTGCTTAACTCTACTAAAATCTTTCATATCGAAGGAAGCCACGGGCATCTTTGCACGCCGGATCGATATGTGGCGGAGTTTTTGAATCCGAAGCAGGCAGAGTCTTGCCCAGTGTGTAGAGAAGAATGA
- a CDS encoding metal ABC transporter solute-binding protein, Zn/Mn family, producing the protein MKQRKLISFLILVFIAVSAFGAGGKEVIPEGKLSVAVSFNAMKELTEAIGKDKVYISTIIPDSIEPHDFEPKAKDLGFLSSAKLVVYNGLGMEPWMEKAIKSVKNPQLVEVVASRGIESIALSGEDEHHHHPGVCHHHHGEFDPHAWLSLSSAQIMVKNIAAGLAMADPANADFYTANASEYAGKLQALYDEYKIKFENVSKKHFVVGHAAFGYLCRDFGLEQNSVEDVFASGEPTAKKLAELADFCKEHKVTTIFMEEMVSPKVSQTLAKEVGASVETIYTIESAEDDLSYYNRMKNNIEKIYKSLAK; encoded by the coding sequence ATGAAACAAAGAAAACTTATTAGTTTTTTGATTTTAGTTTTTATTGCCGTATCGGCATTTGGCGCAGGCGGAAAAGAAGTTATCCCCGAAGGGAAACTTTCCGTAGCAGTCAGTTTTAACGCAATGAAAGAACTCACTGAAGCGATTGGAAAGGACAAAGTTTATATTTCCACTATCATTCCCGATTCCATTGAGCCGCATGATTTTGAGCCAAAAGCAAAAGATTTGGGCTTTTTAAGCAGTGCAAAACTTGTTGTGTATAACGGGCTTGGCATGGAGCCGTGGATGGAAAAAGCAATAAAATCGGTAAAAAATCCTCAATTAGTAGAAGTTGTTGCTTCTCGAGGCATCGAATCCATTGCGTTATCCGGTGAAGATGAGCACCATCATCATCCGGGGGTTTGTCATCATCACCATGGAGAATTTGACCCGCACGCATGGCTTAGCTTGAGCTCGGCGCAAATAATGGTAAAAAATATTGCTGCAGGACTTGCAATGGCGGATCCGGCTAATGCAGACTTTTATACTGCCAATGCTTCAGAATATGCAGGAAAACTTCAAGCCTTGTATGATGAATACAAGATAAAATTCGAAAATGTAAGCAAAAAGCATTTTGTGGTAGGTCATGCCGCATTTGGCTATCTTTGCAGAGATTTCGGGCTTGAGCAAAACAGCGTAGAAGATGTTTTTGCATCGGGAGAACCGACCGCAAAAAAACTTGCTGAATTGGCGGACTTCTGTAAAGAACATAAGGTTACCACTATCTTTATGGAAGAAATGGTGAGCCCGAAAGTAAGTCAAACACTTGCAAAAGAAGTAGGTGCCTCTGTAGAAACTATTTACACAATTGAAAGTGCTGAAGATGATCTCTCCTACTATAATAGAATGAAAAATAATATAGAAAAAATTTATAAATCGCTTGCAAAGTAA
- a CDS encoding peptidylprolyl isomerase, giving the protein MKFGKQIILTVGGIIIFLFAVIAFVFIPGAGGFGRNSGLISLGTWDGIRIENTPDGLFAKQYAMISRAAEQYGLYPNDPAQREMIDYQIMHIAFQAAVIELASMQTTQKSGFVLTSDMLNKHLIPFYSDSNGIYSPQIYQNTSEQVKLARRKEVSDAIYSSQYFQNLFSNGNDFSGLKMSENEVKFIKDMTKDERSFQYIVITDKVFPAENIVKYGKEHKDLFAVHHLSMLTYATQEEAKKVLDLLNKKETSFEDAVATGSTKTGTDSAGKMTQSYRSDVNAMFPETTDLNAVLNLQPQELSAVVKTGSGFAIVRCDALPTEPDFASEEMRTHVFNYLLNNERGIVEDYIADEAKRFVDEAKKESGFGAAAKKANLDVLTSKSFSINYGNVSVLPQLPRQSDPAFSGIERNENFFKTAFSLKEGQISDPILLGNQVVVLKLHEKKISDESVLNTTADSYKQAVNAWYDQFPIFILGFMQLPWGQQTCIDYILNSPKFKDTFSNMYRR; this is encoded by the coding sequence ATGAAATTCGGAAAACAAATCATATTAACAGTCGGCGGCATTATCATTTTTTTGTTTGCGGTAATTGCCTTTGTATTTATTCCCGGAGCGGGCGGCTTCGGAAGAAACAGCGGGCTTATCTCGCTGGGGACGTGGGACGGAATTCGGATAGAAAATACGCCCGACGGGTTGTTTGCAAAACAATATGCCATGATAAGCAGGGCTGCAGAACAATACGGTTTATATCCGAATGATCCCGCGCAACGCGAAATGATAGATTATCAAATAATGCATATTGCCTTTCAGGCGGCAGTAATAGAGCTTGCAAGCATGCAAACAACACAAAAAAGCGGTTTTGTGCTTACCTCTGATATGCTTAACAAACATCTTATTCCTTTCTATTCGGATTCCAATGGTATATATTCTCCGCAAATTTATCAAAACACTTCCGAGCAGGTAAAGCTTGCCCGCCGTAAGGAAGTATCCGATGCAATTTATTCATCTCAATATTTTCAAAATTTATTCAGTAACGGAAATGATTTTTCCGGTTTAAAAATGAGCGAAAATGAGGTGAAATTCATTAAAGACATGACAAAGGATGAGAGAAGTTTTCAGTATATTGTTATTACCGATAAAGTTTTTCCTGCAGAAAATATTGTTAAATATGGAAAAGAACATAAAGATTTATTTGCCGTACATCATTTATCCATGTTGACCTATGCAACACAGGAAGAAGCAAAAAAGGTCTTGGATTTGCTTAATAAAAAAGAGACAAGTTTTGAAGATGCCGTTGCAACCGGATCGACTAAAACAGGCACAGATTCCGCCGGCAAAATGACTCAATCATATCGCAGCGATGTAAATGCTATGTTTCCTGAAACAACGGATCTTAATGCAGTTCTTAACTTGCAGCCGCAGGAACTGAGTGCTGTGGTAAAAACGGGAAGCGGTTTTGCCATTGTACGCTGCGATGCATTGCCGACAGAACCTGATTTTGCTTCCGAAGAAATGCGAACGCATGTTTTTAATTATCTTTTAAATAATGAGCGCGGAATTGTTGAAGATTATATAGCTGATGAAGCAAAACGTTTTGTTGACGAAGCAAAAAAAGAGTCTGGTTTTGGTGCAGCGGCAAAAAAAGCAAATCTTGATGTTTTAACCAGTAAGTCATTTTCGATTAATTACGGTAATGTTTCAGTATTACCGCAGCTGCCTCGACAATCGGATCCCGCTTTTTCAGGAATTGAACGAAATGAAAACTTTTTTAAAACAGCCTTTTCTTTAAAAGAAGGGCAAATATCGGATCCTATTTTATTAGGAAATCAGGTAGTAGTATTAAAATTGCATGAAAAAAAGATTTCAGATGAATCAGTGCTTAATACCACTGCTGATAGCTACAAACAAGCAGTAAATGCATGGTATGATCAATTCCCGATTTTTATACTCGGATTTATGCAGCTTCCATGGGGGCAGCAAACCTGCATCGACTATATTTTAAACAGTCCGAAATTTAAGGATACTTTTTCAAATATGTATCGTCGCTAA
- a CDS encoding 6-hydroxymethylpterin diphosphokinase MptE-like protein produces the protein MEHKSVSEAPQLVKTAGGFSVFYRNTYLYSKYNAARTHEKRAEALSPAENTLILCFSPVLGYGLKTILQKLPSSSFLLCLEYDEALFQLFTGYTQQTLQTADNYTVLYTKSISDLIRKIENLPLFPFKQVLCIEGSAGTFFYRDFYENAETFAREAVKRYWVNKATLIHLGKKYARNFFANYKEAAKNLTRFKKFPKKCLSVPILVAAAGPGLDKALPFIKKNRDSFFLLAVDAALPALAPEIIPDAVVLLESQVWITPCFIGFTNSKIPLFADLTAFPQAVNALSETVYFFFTQYTKARWLDRLQRVGETPAVFPPLGSVGLTALQIALALSENDMPIFYTGLNFSWGKAATHAKKAPQTRTLYNTTDRFYSLYPENTVFPLGYQHMQGIQNTVTTTPNLLSYAKICDTVFGQYKNLYNLDTEGILFKNKRIDFNTAEKILASAKKKGNKLLSETEESVFNEKIKNFFSSEKKRLIELKAIFTGVAKDDPEKVKHIIKESDYLYLHFPDVTKISDKVFTDVSFLKRVRIEIDSFIKTCY, from the coding sequence ATGGAGCATAAATCAGTATCGGAAGCCCCTCAACTGGTAAAAACAGCGGGGGGCTTTTCTGTTTTTTATCGAAACACGTATCTTTATTCAAAATATAATGCAGCCAGAACACATGAGAAGCGCGCTGAAGCGTTATCTCCTGCGGAAAATACTTTAATACTCTGTTTTTCACCTGTACTTGGATACGGATTAAAAACAATTCTGCAAAAACTCCCGAGCTCCTCATTTTTACTCTGTCTTGAATATGATGAAGCTCTTTTTCAGCTTTTTACCGGTTATACACAGCAAACGCTGCAAACTGCCGACAATTACACAGTACTTTATACTAAAAGTATATCCGATCTTATACGGAAAATTGAAAATCTGCCTTTATTTCCGTTTAAGCAGGTTCTGTGTATAGAAGGATCGGCGGGAACCTTTTTTTATCGGGATTTTTATGAGAACGCCGAAACCTTTGCTCGTGAAGCGGTCAAAAGATATTGGGTAAATAAAGCAACGCTCATTCATCTGGGAAAAAAATATGCACGGAATTTTTTTGCAAACTATAAAGAGGCTGCAAAAAATCTTACACGTTTTAAAAAATTTCCGAAAAAATGTCTTTCCGTACCGATTCTTGTTGCGGCTGCGGGGCCGGGGCTTGATAAAGCGCTGCCTTTTATAAAAAAAAACAGAGATAGTTTTTTTTTGCTTGCCGTTGATGCGGCTCTTCCTGCCTTAGCACCGGAAATTATCCCCGATGCGGTTGTACTCCTTGAATCACAAGTTTGGATTACGCCTTGTTTTATCGGCTTTACAAATAGCAAAATTCCGCTTTTTGCCGACTTAACCGCTTTTCCGCAGGCAGTAAACGCTTTAAGCGAGACAGTGTATTTCTTTTTTACCCAATACACAAAGGCTCGTTGGTTAGATCGTTTACAAAGGGTAGGGGAGACTCCCGCCGTTTTTCCGCCATTAGGCTCTGTAGGTTTAACAGCCTTGCAGATAGCATTAGCGCTTTCAGAAAATGACATGCCCATTTTTTATACCGGATTAAATTTTTCATGGGGGAAAGCCGCTACACATGCGAAAAAAGCACCCCAGACTCGCACTCTCTATAATACTACCGATCGTTTTTATTCACTCTATCCTGAAAATACGGTATTTCCTTTAGGGTACCAACATATGCAGGGAATACAGAATACGGTAACGACAACGCCCAATTTACTCAGTTATGCAAAAATTTGCGATACGGTTTTCGGGCAGTATAAAAATCTCTATAACCTTGATACCGAAGGGATTCTGTTTAAAAACAAGAGAATTGATTTCAATACAGCAGAAAAAATTTTAGCTTCGGCAAAAAAAAAGGGGAACAAGCTTTTGTCTGAAACGGAAGAAAGCGTATTTAACGAGAAAATAAAAAACTTTTTTTCATCAGAGAAAAAGCGTCTCATTGAGTTAAAAGCAATTTTTACCGGAGTTGCAAAAGATGATCCTGAAAAAGTAAAGCACATAATAAAGGAATCCGACTATTTATATTTGCACTTTCCTGATGTTACCAAAATTTCCGATAAGGTATTTACCGATGTAAGTTTTTTAAAAAGAGTCAGAATTGAAATTGATTCTTTTATTAAAACGTGTTATTAA
- a CDS encoding Fur family transcriptional regulator, with product MKIYKHSKQRQALLSLLRFSKNHPTAAWLYDELRRKIPDISQGTVYRNLNVLVEQKLVRVINSGSKAARFDADMSPHYHVICTCCGKVQDITLPPDMQKNAQAEAISGYKIENHNLDFFGICPDCQESQEKIQSSGI from the coding sequence ATGAAAATTTATAAACATTCAAAACAAAGACAGGCACTTCTTTCATTATTACGGTTTTCAAAAAATCATCCAACCGCTGCTTGGCTTTATGATGAACTTCGTCGAAAAATTCCTGACATTAGTCAAGGAACTGTTTATAGAAACTTAAATGTATTGGTGGAGCAAAAGCTTGTGCGCGTCATAAATTCCGGTTCAAAGGCTGCTCGTTTTGATGCCGATATGTCTCCACATTATCATGTAATATGCACTTGCTGCGGTAAAGTGCAAGACATTACGTTGCCGCCGGATATGCAAAAAAATGCTCAAGCGGAAGCGATAAGCGGCTATAAAATTGAAAATCATAATCTTGATTTTTTCGGGATTTGTCCTGATTGTCAAGAATCGCAGGAAAAAATTCAATCATCCGGTATATAA
- the rbr gene encoding rubrerythrin, which yields MKSLKGSQTEKNIIAAFIGESQARNKYTFWASQAKKEGFMQIAAIFTETADQEKEHAKRLFSFLEGGEVELTVSAGAGTITSTLENLKLAAEGENYEWQEMYPSFAKVAREEGFTEAAVVMENIAIAEKHHAKRYEAFIKHLEDNDMWVQEGPTTWRCMNCGFIYVGKEAPKKCPACAHPQGYFERLVENW from the coding sequence ATGAAATCACTCAAAGGTTCTCAAACAGAGAAAAACATTATCGCTGCTTTTATCGGCGAATCTCAGGCACGTAATAAGTATACTTTTTGGGCAAGTCAAGCCAAAAAAGAAGGCTTTATGCAAATTGCGGCAATCTTTACGGAAACTGCCGATCAGGAAAAAGAGCATGCAAAGCGATTATTTTCCTTCCTTGAAGGTGGTGAAGTAGAATTAACGGTTTCCGCCGGAGCAGGAACAATCACTTCCACCTTGGAAAATTTAAAACTTGCTGCCGAAGGGGAAAACTATGAATGGCAGGAAATGTATCCTTCATTTGCAAAAGTTGCCCGTGAAGAAGGTTTTACCGAAGCAGCAGTTGTTATGGAAAATATTGCTATTGCAGAAAAACATCATGCAAAACGCTATGAAGCCTTTATTAAACATCTTGAAGATAACGATATGTGGGTTCAGGAAGGTCCGACTACTTGGCGCTGCATGAACTGTGGTTTTATCTACGTAGGAAAAGAAGCGCCTAAAAAATGTCCCGCATGTGCACACCCGCAAGGCTACTTTGAGCGTCTTGTAGAAAACTGGTAA
- a CDS encoding M20/M25/M40 family metallo-hydrolase → MDALEVYEKNEVEYKSQNEGLMHACGHDGHMAMLLGAAHILNEVKDQISGEVVLFFQPAEEVASGAKTMIAESKILDTVDACFAIHL, encoded by the coding sequence ATGGATGCGCTCGAAGTATATGAAAAAAACGAGGTGGAATATAAATCTCAAAATGAGGGATTGATGCATGCCTGCGGACACGACGGGCATATGGCAATGCTGCTCGGCGCGGCACATATTCTTAACGAAGTAAAAGATCAGATATCCGGAGAAGTTGTGCTGTTTTTCCAGCCGGCTGAAGAAGTTGCATCCGGTGCAAAAACAATGATTGCAGAAAGTAAAATTCTCGATACCGTCGATGCCTGTTTTGCGATCCATTTATAG
- a CDS encoding amidohydrolase: protein MEVGKVSLEAGARMAAADLFKIKIIGKSGHGSMPQDTIDAALTASAVVMNLQHLVSRNTNPMDTLVITVGKMVAGTRMNVIAGEAFLEGTARSFSKEVWEKIPDMMKRVVDNTCAAYGASAEIDFTRVTPMLINDQKISAILAKSAEKIGGKDCIVEYEKTPGAEDFAYLTQKVPGALTFIGIRNDAKGINAPHHNDCFNMDEDGLKLGTKLYAQFALDYLEDTLKV, encoded by the coding sequence GTGGAAGTCGGGAAAGTTTCTCTGGAAGCGGGAGCAAGAATGGCGGCTGCAGACCTTTTTAAAATCAAAATTATAGGTAAATCGGGGCATGGTTCAATGCCGCAGGATACAATTGATGCGGCACTTACCGCTTCGGCTGTAGTAATGAATTTGCAGCATTTGGTAAGCAGAAATACTAATCCCATGGATACTTTGGTAATTACAGTAGGAAAAATGGTTGCAGGAACAAGAATGAATGTGATTGCGGGAGAAGCGTTTCTTGAAGGTACCGCCCGATCGTTCTCTAAAGAGGTTTGGGAAAAAATCCCCGACATGATGAAAAGGGTAGTGGATAATACTTGTGCCGCCTACGGAGCAAGCGCAGAAATAGACTTTACAAGGGTTACGCCCATGCTCATTAATGATCAAAAAATTTCAGCAATTTTAGCAAAATCAGCTGAAAAAATCGGCGGAAAAGATTGCATTGTTGAGTATGAAAAAACACCTGGTGCGGAAGATTTTGCCTATCTCACACAGAAAGTTCCCGGTGCTTTGACCTTTATCGGCATTCGAAATGACGCAAAAGGAATAAATGCTCCGCACCACAATGATTGTTTCAATATGGATGAGGACGGACTAAAATTAGGCACAAAATTATACGCTCAGTTTGCCCTCGACTATTTAGAAGATACCTTAAAGGTCTGA